The nucleotide sequence cttgcttccctgtcttgTCTGTCATTCTGTAAATAAAACGAACTATCTCTGTTGAGTTGGATTTGCACGGGTATTTTAAGAAAGTAGGAGAAGGTTCATCTGCGTCAATAAGCCCCCTGCCCACTGGCTTGTTTATTCCGCAGACCTCCACGGAGCCTCTGCTCTCCGGAAGGGCCTGTGTTAGTAGCGGGAACGCTAGGAAAAGCAGGACACACCCACACCTAGAGTGATGGTCTAGGAGCCACTGTCACATGAGGAAGGTGGTGAGACGTCCCCTAAGTCCCACAGAATAAGACAACATGGGACGAGGCGGTGGGGCTCCAGGAGCGAGCCCTGGAGTGTTAAGTGCCCCGAGCCAGGGCACTttgggcctttgggaagtggggGTTCCTTCTGTGGGAGGTGATGGTGATGAAGCTGGGTGGTGGCAGCAGCCAGACATGCAGAGGGTGTGTCTTGGGTTGCAGGGGAAAGTCTGAAATGGGACATTGCTGTGAGATGTCCTTCTGGGTCATGGATAAAGCCGAGAGAAATCTcgccctggggcaggaaggaaggggtgcTGGCTCTTGTTGCATTGCAGTGGGCCACAGTGAAGAGGTAGGTGTTTCATACCCGCCATCTGCAAGGATTTCCAGAGAAATGAGGGTCTTGCTCTTTGAAGCCCTGCTCGGTATTCCCGGGGCtggccctcctctccctgccctgggagAGCCAATTACCAACTGTATGGAAACGACCATTTTAGTCACCTGGAGTTTACTTTGGCCACTTGTGAGCAAGGTCTAGATTTCAGTgggatgaaatgaatgaaaatagggGGTTTGAAAGAAGAGAGGCTGCCGAAGTGGAAAGGAGTCGCCGTGTGACTGGAATCCTGGGAGCTTTGCGTGAGCTGCACCCAGCTGGGGAAATCACCACCCTTCCCTCCAtgccgacacacacacacacacacacacacacacacacacacacacacacacacatccaaatTGAATAATAAATCCTCCAGGAGTAAAACACACAGAACAGCAATTTTGACTGGTTTTCTATTCCGTTTCCTATGGAGCTGCAAATTCTCTGAGATGTcatgaaaagaaagcaatttcCAGAGGGGAGAAGGACAGAGTCTGGGATCAGAATAATACTAGAAATAAGTCCTAGCCACTAAGAAGCAACGTCCGCCAGTGTCCCCGCGTTCAGGCAGGTGCAGAAATATGGCGGCATCAGAGACCCACAGGTTTGGGCTGTGACCTGGCATCGAAAGGAAGGGGCAACTCCTGGGCCTAATGGGATTGGGAGGTCACTGCAGTGGGAGGTGCAGACGGCGCCGGGGGCTAAAGAGGCAGCCCTCCCTGCTGAGCGCCGTACGACAACGTGAACATTACGTGGGATCCTGGATTTGAAGCACCTGCCATATAGCAGGTGGGCACTTGGAAAAGGTGGAGAATTTCAGGGCCAATGTAACCTGCTCAGACACTCCTGCCGGAAAAGAAGGGGATTTTGTCATCACAAATGGTAAGCGCTGCTTTTGTTGAGCCTCTACTAGGCAGTGTGGCATTGGAGAGCCGTCAGGTGCTCGTCCCCATCttgtcttcctctcctccccgcaCAAGTGGGGACACAGCACTGCCAGAGTCCTCTTCACTTGGGAGGGGTCATGTGATGACCCTTTGCCACTGAATTCTGAGCAGAAGCATTTTTGTCACGGCCGTCTGTATCGAAGGCACACCGGGGTCGGGGGTTAGTCCTCAAGCCATGACAACACAGACACAGACCACTGTGTTTCCTCCCCCAGGGTCTTAAGTCCTGCACCTTTGACCCTTAGATGTGAGATGCCAGACTCTGTGCCTTTAAGGCCCTGGGCAGGGTTGGAGGTGTTCCAGAGAGAGGCTGCCCCACAGGGAGCTGGCGGAGGGCATTTCCCTCAAGCAACCCGCGCCCTTAGGTCCCTGAGCTGCACCCATCCGTCCCCGCGGGGCTGTGCTGAGTCTCTGTCAGGAGGGCAGCCGCCAGCTGCCGAACGGCCCCGTTGGGGTCGGGGGCGTCCTCGTGGGGCCCAGCCCCGAGTCCCCCTCAGGGGTGACCCTGCTGCCCACAGCGCCCACTCTCTCCAGAACCTGGCCTCGGTCTGCACAGCCTGGCTTTTGCCCTGCCTGTCCCCCGACTAGGAGCCGCTCAGGCCCCGGTCCTGATGACCTCGTGCATGTATGTTTACCTGAATGTCCCAGAGAAGCATCCCCCCCCCGACCAATATCATGGTTCGGGTGGAGCTGGCAGGACGTGATGTAGGCACTCGGCGAGTCTCCTCGTGGTTGGTAAGTGATAATCATTGCCGCGTGGATGTGGGGCGAATCTCTGTGCTTCCGACTTACTTTGAAATCATTCCCTACGTAATGCCCAAATGTTTGAGTACGCTGATGGCCTTCTGAATGTGACCGTGAGGTTTTGGTTTTTGAGCCTGAGTGCGAGAGGCACAGGCGTGTCCTGTCAGCCACCCGCAGAGCCGGCTAGGACTCTGGTGTCCCCGATCAGGGTGTTTGAGCAGAGGGACAGGCTGTAGCAGATGGCAGGGGTGGTCCCCAGGACgctcccccaggccccagccacCCGCAGACCCGCATGAGGGTTTGGAAAGGAGCCAGGCAGGAGAGGGCTTTGGGGTCCCGGTGATGCAGGCTGTGAAGAGGGTCAGCCGCCCCAGAGAGGTGGAAGGAACAGCACCCACCAGATCCCATCTGACCTGCCCTGGGCTGGCCGGGGGAGGCAGGTGGGAGCAGATGCCGCTGCCGGTGAGCTGCAGCCCTGGACCCCAGCAGGAAATGGGTGCTCTTGGGACAACGGGTGCTCCAGGAGCAGAGCCCCGTGGGGACCTCCCGGGGGAAAGCAGGGATTCCTAGTGCCCGTTCGTGCAGTGAACTGACTGATGGGGGACAGTGCTAGCCCAGGGACGGCCGTGGCAGGCAGCGCAGCAGCGGCCGGGACACGCCAAGAGCGCCCCAGGGACATTCAGGGAGACACTTTTCAGGGGGGCAGCAGCGCCCTCCCCAGTAGACTCTGGACGAGCACACACCACCCCGGCACACAGCCAGTCCTGAGCAGGGTGGCGCAGGGCACACGGGAGCTGCTGCCCATCAGCGGGAAGCTCTGACGTTCTCTGCGTGCGCTGAGCCTGCCCCCTGAGGGGCTGGTGTGAGTTGTCTCAGCCGTGGCCCTGTTTCCCGAGAAGCCCCCATTCCCCAGCCCCAGCTAACGTGTGCTCTGAGCTCCAGCCTCCTTGGCAAAGGGCTGACCTCCCGCCTGGCTCTCGCCTACCCTCCTCTGTGGCAAATATCGCCGGCTGCTGCTTTAGGGGCCTTTGTGAGCAAGTGCGGGGCCCGGGCCTGTGCCTGTCCGTGGTCCCTGAGCTGGGGCTGGGCACAGGGATAGGGCTGGGTTGGTGGCGGGATGCAGGGTGTGAAGCCAAGTGACATTCACAAGACAGCAGCAGGGTGTAAAGCCACGTGTGAGCAAGCATCCAGGAGGAGGGGCATCCGCAGGGCCCTGAAGGGCACAGACACTCACGCCCCGTGGGAATGCGGAGAGCCCTCCAGCCCGGCGGTCCCCGTGCTTTGAATGCAGGCTTGCCGCCTGCCTGACAGCCAGTGTGCCCGGGGAAGTGAGCCTGCAGGAGAACGTGGGGCCACCACGCCGCTGGGACAGAAGGGAGCAGAGTGGGCAGTGGAAGGAGAGAGCAGGGCCCAAGCCTGAGCATAGGAGCCGCCTTCAGAGGGCCGTGCCTCGGACCCCCACGTCCGGGACCCTTCTCCATCCTCACGCCCTCAGTCCTAGACCCTCACCCTCCTCCCTGGCCCTCGTGTCCATTTCACGAGATATGGTGACCTGATGGGGCTGGGGAGGCCACGTGGGCAGAATCCAGTGTCAGGCTCTCATGGGCACTAATGCCTGGCttccctgtgttttctccattatgtGGCCTGAGGCGTCAGGTAGTAGGACCCCGTGGAGGACAGCTGAATCCCCCTTGACTGTTGGGGAGACAGGTCAGGCCAGTGCGGGGATGGGTCTTTGCACGCATATGATGCTTAGCTTGAATAAGAGTCCTTCTAGTGACAAGCTGATCAAATCATGGAGACTCCCTACGCCTcgatttctccatctgtaaaatgggcctccTAACAGTACCAGGCAAAAGCATTGGTGTGGGTTTCCCCATGATGTGACCTGCTTGTAGAAAGCCTGGGCCAAATGAAGTGGTCGGTGGCTGTAGCTCTTGTTACTGAGTGTGTAAGAAGGATGCGCCCTCCCCCATGTTGTGAGGATTCCCGACCAGTGCACGTCTTGGGATCCCCGCGTACGTGGATTAGCGCAGTTTTTCTTTTCTCGTGAACATTTGTTGTCAGAATGCTTGGGCTCGCCTTCCTCGTCTTCTCGCTTGTCCCCGTTCAAGATGAGGCGGTTGATCTGAGGTGTCGCCTCCATTGGAACACGGGTGTTTGCAGCTTTAGGTCCCAAGTGCCTCTTTGGCCGCGTGCCGTAAGTCCTGGGGGCTTTGGtatgtgttttcttcatttcaaagtattttctagttTCCCTTGTGATGTCTTGTACGTTCCCTGGGctattgttatggactgaactgcgTCCCCCCAAAATCTGCATGTTGAAGCCCCAATCccctagaacctcagaatgtCACTGTGGCTGGAGTTAGTGGTTCTTAGGTTgaaatgaggccattaggatgAGGTCTAATCCAAGATGGCTGGTGCCCTTGAGGGAAGAGCGGATCAGCACACGCAAGGAgagaaggcaggggctgggggtgcgTGCACAGAGGGTGACCACGTGAGGGGCGGTAAGAGCACGGCCACCTGCAACCAAGGAGACCGGCCGCAGTACAAGCCACCCCTGCTGGACCCTCCCTCTCGGCCTCCTGGTCGGAACCACCGTGAGAATCTGTGTCTGCTGTTTCAGCCCCTCATCCTGTGCTGTGGGATTTGGCATCGTCCCAGACTAATGCGGTTATTTGGGGACGCACGGCTCAATTTCCCTCTCTTTGCAGATTTCCcacatttccttctgttattgaggTCTAATTTCACTCTATTTTGGCCAGAggacatactttgtatgatttcagccCTTTTGTTTGTATCCCCTTAAGTTTACTGAGGGATGCTGTGTGGCCTGACGCGTGGAGTACCCTGGAGAACGTTCTAGGTACACTTGACGAGCACGTGTCTATTCTGTTCTTGGGGCTAATAATCTACACATGTCATGAGACCTAGTCTTTGTACAGTGCTGTTCAAATCTGTGATTCCCGTACTGCGGTGCTGTCTGGTCGCTGTACCCATAATGAAAGCAGGCTGTGTTAGTCTGCTTAGAGCTGCCATAGCAAAGTCCCACAGAGGAGGTGGCTAAAACTACAGAAATGTACTGGGTCCCAGTCCTGGTGGCTAGAAGTCCAACCTCAACTTGCTGGAAAGTGCAGTTTCAGGTGAGGGAAGGCATCTGTTCCTGGCTCGCAGACAGCTGGTTTTCTCTTGGTCCCTCACTTGGCTGCTTCTCTGAACAGGttgtgggggagaagggaggcagggagagagagttgggggggagagaaatggagggagagagagggtgggagggtggaagagaggctgagggagggagggtgggagggaggaagagagggcgagggagggagagagagaaagggaggggggcgagggagggaaagagagagggggagaaaggtagggggagagagagagagggaggatgggagggaggaagagagggcgagggagggagagagggagggagatcttcggtgtctcttcctcttttccaaagGACACCGCTCTTGTCGGACTGGGGTTCCACccttgtgacctcatttaaccttactgACTTCCCCAAGGGTGCTATCTCCAAATACATGCACCTTGGGATTAGCACTGCAACAGGTGGACTTAATGgttggggtgggagctgggggatCCATTTGAATCCATCACAGGGGGGACCGAAGTCTCCCACTTCTACTGTAGACCGGTTTCTTCCGTCCCCTCTGTCCATTTTTGCATCGTTCACTTGGGGCACTGCTGTTGGGCTGCTCAAGAGACCCCCCTGACGTGCACTAGCTGTTGCATTGTGACAGACGGGAGCGGCAGATGGGACCACCCCTCACCCGGGCAGACCCGGGGCTCCTCTGGCTGCTGGTGCTTGGATCATTCCTGGTACCTTGGGTctacttctcctcctcccccaacccacctattttttcttttctgtgtttctggCCACCCCACaaggcttgggggatcttagatccccgaccagggattgaacccgggccaccgcagtgaaagcatagagtcctaacccctggaactcCAGGCAATTcccgctccccaccccctccttagCAGTGTTTGGGAGGGGATGTCGCCCTATCGCTGTGACAGCCACAGAGTCCTGGCCAGGTCCCCCGGCCCATCCCCCACACGTGGAGGCAGCAACTGTGAGCTGGGGGTGCGCCCTGGCCTTCAGTGCTCTGTACACATCACTGGGCGCTGACCACAAGGACTCGCGGTATAAGCGCGACACCCCAGTGCCCAGACGGTGGTGGAGCATGGCGCCCTTGAAGTGTTTAGCTCgaaaggcaaggaaaagagaaCCAGGAAAATGTTTCCAGACGCAGGACCTGCAGTGAAAAGCAAACCTCAATCCTGCTGTCCAGACACCAGAGAGCACCCCCAAACTGAACACCCGCAGGCCCCTGCCAGGGACCGTCACCTCCACACCTGTGCGTCTCAGGACAGTAAGGGCTCTTTTCAGGCCTCTGACCAGGGGAGGCCTGAGctcttctcatctgtcaaatcGAGACCCTGCTGGACACGATGCCCCCGCAACTGTGAAGCCGCGGGTGCCAGGGCCTTCCTTGTGCTTGTCCAGCCCTTCAAGGGTCTTTCTAGTGGGTGGGCACAGGGCGTCTGAGGGGCTTCTCCAGGTGTCTGTTAGGTGCCCGCACTGTGCCGGGGGTGGGCTGTCACCTGTCATCGTTTCCTGCTGAGGGGACTCAACTGCTCAGCCACGCCCAGGACGGAGGTGCCAAACACGTGTTGGGTGGAACATCGCTCTCATGTGCCCGTGCTCTTTACTGCCCTGCAAGGTTCTGGCCGCGTTACCACCTCCGTGTGTCTGCAGGGTCTGCCTGGTCAGGGTCCTCTGTGGGCCTGCCTGGAGGGGTCGGGTATTCCAGGAAAGAGCGGGAGCCCACGCAGCGATGGCAGAAGTGGCTCAGCGGCCGACGGATCAAGGTCAGGGAGGCGGCAGGCCTGGCGGCCACCTCAGGCATCCAGGGTGCGCAAGAGGCAGCAGCGCGGCCCCCGGGAACtgcgcggggtggggggggaaggctGAGGACTTGGGGGGGTGCGGCGGCCAGGCCCGGCACGGGCCAGGGAGGACTCATCTGGGCGGGAGGCCAGGCGCAGCAGAGCCAGGGGACCTCGGCTGGCTGGGCCACCTCTGCCAGGACAGGGACTAGAGGGACCAGAACCTGCACGTTGGGATCCGGCGCTGGGGGCTCGGCTGCTGTCTGAGGAGGGGCCGGAGCGACAGAGTCAGTCCTGGCCAGGGCGGAGGCATGGTCGAGTTGCGGGTAGCTCGGGGTCCCCTGGATGTGCTCAGGATACGGTGGGAGGCCGTCCTGCGGCTCCGCGGCGCTGGGCGCCGGGAGGTGCCCCGGGGCTGCCGGCTCGCCGTCCACCTGCCCGGATGCTGGTTTAGTGTGTACTCTCGGCTTCATCCTCACCAGGAGGTGCGGGCAGTCTCTCTGAAACAGGGGACTGTGGTAGAAGTGTAACTGAGGTCGCAgttgagagagaaaaggaaaccccgaGTCACAAAAGAGTTGCTCGCAAGCAGCAGCCGCCTGGCTGGGCCCCTGGGCGCCCTCCCCCAGCCGACCCAAGGCCTCTTTGGAGAAAGCGGGACCCGGTCCCAGCAGGACGCTGTGCCCCAGCGTTGACATCCCCGAGACTCGCTCACTCACCATCACCTTTCGCCCTTGGAAAATGACTGAAAATGGCCCCTTAGTATGAGTACAAGGCCCACGAAAGGGGACTTGGCGTTTGCAGGTACGAGACTGCAACAAGGTTCGGTAGCTTTCTAAGGAAGTGTCCGAATCGCCCCCTGGCCAGTACCTCCAGGGGCCAGACCGGGGACGCTGACTGCTTCCCAGGAAAGGACCTGCGCCCCCACTCAAGTGATGCTCTGGAGCTATGGGAGTCAAGGGGGCACAcagacctcccccctccccctggcgGGCCACTGTCCCCGAGCAGGAGGACGGGAAGGGCCAGCGTTGCAGCAGTGTCCTCTTGTCCCCCGCTGTGACTGCGTGTCAGGCACGAGCGGCACTGCCCACGTGTCAGGAGTACAGGATGACACCTTGCCCGCGTGtgctgtgaaatgatcaccacagggGGTCCAGTTCACACGCATCACCTCACACAGacacagcaaagggaaaaggaggagggagagaagtgaCGTCCTTGTGCTGAGAACACTTCGGGTCCCCCCATAACAACTTCCCAACACAGCTCGCGGCACTGCCAGCTCCGGCCGTCACGCCGGTGCCCAAGTACCACCTTTAAAGGAAGCTCTCCCGACACGCCTGCCGACCTCCCAGGCGGCCCCGGGGTTggcacccgccccccacccccgggcccaGCGGCTCAGCCCCTGGAGAGGGCTCCTCCCCCGCCGTCCCCCGCCCTCCTTACCTCGCTCAGGACGTGGGCGGGCCGCTCCTTCGTGGACAGGTTGGTCACGCAGAGGGACGTGTGCATGTCCTGGCACACTTTGCCGAATCCATAGCGGTTAAGCTGGCCGATGAAGCTCTCCACACGTTCTGTCTTGAACACCTTGTCTAGGCCGTCCCTGTCCAAAACCTCCTTTTGAAACAGCGGCCTGTTGACGCCTATGCAAGTCCCGTCTTCATTCCACCCAATGGATGCAAAGCGACTGCTGTGGACGATCGTCCACAGCTTCCTGGGAAAGGGGTGGAAGAGCAGGCTGCCTTCCCACACGGCCTCGCAGGCGGTGCGAGGCCTTTTCAACAAAGGCTCTTCCGTCAAATCCTGGAAAGCGGCTTCTCCAGGCAGCAGCCTGAGGTCGGGGTGCCCCGCGGGCACGGGCTGGTCCAGGGCGAGGGACTGGGGGGTGCAGCTCCCTGAGCCGAGGGCCGGAGCCGCTGTGTCGGGAGGAAGAGGCGCCTCGCCGAAGCCGGGCGCCCTGCCCGCGGCGGGGCCCTTCTCGTCCGCAGCCATGCGGAGCGCGGCGTGCCCCTCCGCCACGTAAACGGGACAGTGCAGCGCAGCCGGCAGCACCCTGGGCTCACACTCCCGCTCAGCCCCTCACAGAAGTGCTCCGGTTGCTCGGGGGTGACAGCACAGCCCAGCCAGGAAGTGACATCATAAAGGGCAGGCCCGTCAGCATGTCAGCCTCCTGCTTCACGCCCGTCATCGCAGGGGGCACGAAGACACTCGTGCACGGGTGCAGAACCACAGGCCGAGCGCTCGTGCAAACCGGGCACAGCCTTCTGGTCCCGGAGCCCCCGGGCCAGGCAGACGTGCACGGACCCACGTGTGACCCACGAGGTCAGAAGTCCTCCTGTGTGTCCCCTGGCCTTCCGGGCCGTGCACAGCACCCATGATTTCAAGCACGAGCATCGCCCGAGACGCGGCCCACGGTCAAGGGCGCTAAAACTTTACAATTCACCCATGAACTGGAAGAAAAACCCTCACAATGTCTGGGTCTGCAAAGTGCCTACCTTACACTCTCCCCGGAGAGGTGTCCCATGGGTGCTGAGCAGGAATCGGACTCTGGACCCCGGCCCTCACCCGCAGCAGCCCTTTCCCTCCATTGCCCACAGCAGAGGCCAGACTCAGATGAAACGTTCAGGGAAATTTATTAAACAGAAACATTGACTGAAACCATTGAACACAGGGCATAACAACACACAGAGGAACTTCTAACGGCCACCGGAGCTCACGGGTCCCGGCCCCACCCAGGGTCCTCAAAAAGGTGCCTCCGCTACACCCCACCCGGCGGCCCTCCATCCCCCCACAGTCTCCCTTCCTGAGGGCCCCGCGGGTGGCCTCTCGCCAGGAAGATGGGCGCCGGCCATGCCCGCTCCCCCCAGGGCAGACCCTCCATTTCTGGCCCACATGCCtggggcctggccctgccctaTGGCGGGCACAGGACAGTCCCACAGCAGGGCGCATGCCACCGAGCCGGGGACGTGGAGTCCCGAGGAACAACGGGGTGGCCCAGCAGAACACAAGCCCTGGGGGGCCTCCCGCAGACCTCCTGCAGCCCCGGTCAAGGTCTTCCTTCCAAAGGTCCCGGGTGGGCTCCCAGGTCCTGGGGTGGGCGCTGGCTGTGACCTCGTCCATCCCGTCCTTCCTGCCGGCTCCTGAGACTGGGCTTCGTGTCTCGGCGCCGGGACCGGGGCGGGGTGGACTGCTCAGAGGAGAACACATGCACATTTCCACAACAACAGGCAGCGCTGGGCCTGAATCTATGCCCAGAAAGCACACGTTGAGCTCACGACACTGGCCCAGAGAGACCAGAGCCTTGGCTGGCACGTGGCGCACCTCAGGGCTCTGCGGGGGGACGATGGctagggtgtgtgtgttggggggaggggagcgggggcTGGGGGGTTCCTTGACACCTGGGTCCCTCTGGGGCCTACAGGGACACATTTGGGCTTGCCAGTACAGGGAGCAACCTGCCCCAGGGGATGATGAATAGGGGTCCCCTCTCAGGAGGGAGGCCCAGGCACCTGGAGTGGCCCCTAACGACTCCCAGGCCAGTGTGGGTGGCAGCCATCTGCAGGTGCCCCTCGCCCAGGCCGGGGCTGGCCACTCAGGGCTGCTCCCAGGTGGCAGGCTTTGGGGCTGGCCTTGGCATTGGCAGCTGTGAGCTGTGGTTCTCCAGGCCAGTCCCACGTCTCCAGTGGCCACGCACAAACCTAGGGAGAACTAAACACTCCTTCCTCCCGCCAACTAATTCTCTTGGACGCTGCCCGGACCCCCTCCccttcccgcccctccccctccccctcttctccaAGTCTCCCTCCTccgtctcctcctccttctcctcctcctcctttggaACAAACGCTTCCCTGCACCCCCACTCACACCAAAGCCAGTTGTGGGGTACTGGGCAACCAGGGACTCAGCGCCCTGCCTGCCAAGCTGACCTGACCCTCTCGCGTGGGATCGTCTCCTCAGTGTCTGCTGTCCTTGCCCCTACTGCCCTTTCAGGCTGCAGGGGCAGGAGACTTGCTCCTGCCCTCACCTGCGCAGAGGCTCCAGGGTGCTGCCTTCCCGGGGCTCCCCTCGAGCGGTGTAGATGATCGTGAAGTTGGACCCTGCGGTGTCCCTGGGGCATCTCCTCTCTGCCCCACAGCCCTTCCTCGCCAGCGCCGGCTCCTTCTGGCAGGGGCGGCCCCGGGGGAGGTGCCTCTAGGCCCCGCGTGGCCTGGGGGCCCGTCAACACCCTTAGCTCAGAGCCTCCAGGGTGGGCGTTTGAGGGTGGCCAGAAGACAGGGCTGACGCCAGAGCCCCCGACTATACCTTTGTCAGCCTCTGCTGTGTTGGGGTCTGTGTCTGAGGCTCGGGTACGCGTCGTGCTGCGTATGGCGGCTTCCCGCTTGTGCTGCCGGTGCCTCCCTGAGCTGATTTCGGCTTGCTTGGTGGAGTCCCTAACAGCTGGTGGACGCTgcgggggctggggcggggcctcGGCCTGGCTGCCCTGCCCCTGTGCCCCAGTCAAGGCCCCCACTGTTTCTGTGGGCTGCCCCTTCCCCTCGTTACAATATCTGTGTTGCCTGCTAGGGGAGGGGGTGCCTGGATACCTTGAGCCTATGCTTCCTGGGGCTCGGGTTGGCTCCCGGCCCCAGCCCGCATCTCGTTTCCCGACTCTTCTGCTGCAGGCTGAGGCGCCTGCTTTGCCGGGGGCTGGTCCTCGGCCCTAGGACACGCGGCCTGGCTGTGGCCTTCCTCCCCAGTCTCGCAGCAGCGTGGCACCTGCCTGCGCTTCAGTGACAGGGTAGCCCCTTCCTGGACGGTCTGAGTGCTGCTGTCATGGAACTGCCCTGCCCGCACCATGACCGGACGGACCAGGACACTGGTTTCTGCCACTACCTGGGTGCCAGAGGCCCTGTGGCCCCCTCCTACCTGCCTCTGCTTCTCCCTGGTCACTGCCGCGGCGGTCTGCCACTCCTCCACGTCTCGAACGAGCTGCATCAACTCCAGGAAGGTGGGCGCACAGCCTCGCTGATCCAAGACCATGAGCTTGTCCCGGAGGCCAGTGCTCACGTGGGCCTGGGCTAGGATGTATTTCAGGCGAATCATGTCTGCGCTTCTCACTGGCAAGGGGCTGTGCCGCACAGCGTtctgcagcacgggctctagccgtACCAAGAAGGCAGAGACTTTCTCTCCGGGCTTCTGCAAGGTCTGGAGCAACTGAAAGCGTGCGGTTCTATAGTTCTCTTTATTCCCGAAGATCTGCTTCAGGGCGTCCAGGCACTGCGCCACGGTCATGGAGCCACTGTTGGCCCGGAGCATCCGCACGATGGACAGGGCGGGGCCGCGCAAGCTTTCCAGCAAACGCCGCTGCTTCTCTACCTCAGACACCCACCACATCTGCATCATCTGAGTCACCTGCTCTAGCCAGGCTTCAAAGTTCTCTTCGCCCGGGCCTGGGGAAGTGCTTCCCGAAAACAC is from Orcinus orca chromosome X, mOrcOrc1.1, whole genome shotgun sequence and encodes:
- the LOC101281546 gene encoding paraneoplastic antigen-like protein 5, which encodes MPVNLLEDWCKGMDLDPRKALLIVGIPVECSEEEIKETLKAGLQPLCAYRVLGRMFRREDSSKAVLIGLADQVNYATVPSQIPGKGGTWEVVVKPRSPDDELINRLNHFLKAEGRRMVDVVKTLGYITRPEEGQPKGLAQVRPPDPQPLRESMWYRKLKVFSGSTSPGPGEENFEAWLEQVTQMMQMWWVSEVEKQRRLLESLRGPALSIVRMLRANSGSMTVAQCLDALKQIFGNKENYRTARFQLLQTLQKPGEKVSAFLVRLEPVLQNAVRHSPLPVRSADMIRLKYILAQAHVSTGLRDKLMVLDQRGCAPTFLELMQLVRDVEEWQTAAAVTREKQRQVGGGHRASGTQVVAETSVLVRPVMVRAGQFHDSSTQTVQEGATLSLKRRQVPRCCETGEEGHSQAACPRAEDQPPAKQAPQPAAEESGNEMRAGAGSQPEPQEA
- the LOC125962963 gene encoding heat shock transcription factor, X-linked-like, which produces MAADEKGPAAGRAPGFGEAPLPPDTAAPALGSGSCTPQSLALDQPVPAGHPDLRLLPGEAAFQDLTEEPLLKRPRTACEAVWEGSLLFHPFPRKLWTIVHSSRFASIGWNEDGTCIGVNRPLFQKEVLDRDGLDKVFKTERVESFIGQLNRYGFGKVCQDMHTSLCVTNLSTKERPAHVLSERDCPHLLVRMKPRVHTKPASGQVDGEPAAPGHLPAPSAAEPQDGLPPYPEHIQGTPSYPQLDHASALARTDSVAPAPPQTAAEPPAPDPNVQVLVPLVPVLAEVAQPAEVPWLCCAWPPAQMSPPWPVPGLAAAPPQVLSLPPPPRAVPGGRAAASCAPWMPEVAARPAASLTLIRRPLSHFCHRCVGSRSFLEYPTPPGRPTEDPDQADPADTRRW